The DNA segment CAGGGGCATCTCTTTTTTGATCCCTATTGATAACGGTTATTACTCTTACAAAATTAGCATAATCTGCAAAAACCAATCGGATTTTTCGGTTATTAGAGGCCGCTTCAAGAGCATATACCGGAGGGTTCGCCGTTAATTTAGATTTTTTAGTATTTAGTCTGCCTTTTTTTAGAACCGTTTTAACATCTCCGATATTGATATTTCGGCACTTCATCCGGCATTGGGCGTGTTTCGTTAATTTAATTTCTTTATTTCGGATATTGATAAGTTTATTATCCGAAGGATCTTTATCATTAATGGTGTCTTTGTCATCATTCGGATTATCAGATACATATTCATCTTCATTTTCACCGGTATTATTATCGTTATTGGAGTTATTACACGCTGAAAATGAAGTAATAACAAAGATTAACCATAGCCGAAATAAAATACTTAGTAGTCGTTGTTTCATATTTTTTTGCTTAGTACGTATTTTTAACTAAAATTGTTTGTTACAATCTAAACAATCTGTATATTGCTAATAAAATAAATCAATA comes from the Bacteroidia bacterium genome and includes:
- a CDS encoding DUF4258 domain-containing protein; translation: MKQRLLSILFRLWLIFVITSFSACNNSNNDNNTGENEDEYVSDNPNDDKDTINDKDPSDNKLINIRNKEIKLTKHAQCRMKCRNINIGDVKTVLKKGRLNTKKSKLTANPPVYALEAASNNRKIRLVFADYANFVRVITVINRDQKRDAPECAECKKK